The following DNA comes from Candidatus Ozemobacteraceae bacterium.
CCCACGTACGCGGCGCCGCCCTCGGCAAGGACGCGCTTCATCTCGTCGAACGCAGCCGGGAGGTCGGGCCAGAACTGGATCGAGCCGCGGCTGAACACCAGGTCGACGCTCCCTGCGGGGAGCGGGATGGCCGCGGCGTCGCCCGAAAGCGCGGTGAACTTCGCGGACAACGCATGCCCGAGCCCGGAAACGTGTTCGACGGCCAGTTCGAGCATCGGCTTCGAGACATCCACCTCGACGACGCTCTCGGCGCCGGCCTTCAGCAATTCGACCGCCATGTGACCCGGGCCTCCGCCGATGTCGAGCGCGCGAAGACCCCGGATCGGACGGCCCAGCGATGCCTCGATGTCGACGATCAGCCAGCGGTATAACGGAGAAAATATAGTATCAGCAACATTTTTGAAGTCGTCGGCGTCGTCTCTGTTCCAGTCGGGAAACAGTGGGCGGGGATGTACGGGCGGGCGCGCGTTTTCCATCGGTGTCGCTCCTGTTCGATTCAGCCGCCGAGAGACGACGGCGGGCGAATGACCGGCCGGTTGCCGACCAGTCGCATGTCGCGGGGCATGAGAACGGAGGTG
Coding sequences within:
- a CDS encoding methyltransferase domain-containing protein, with translation MENARPPVHPRPLFPDWNRDDADDFKNVADTIFSPLYRWLIVDIEASLGRPIRGLRALDIGGGPGHMAVELLKAGAESVVEVDVSKPMLELAVEHVSGLGHALSAKFTALSGDAAAIPLPAGSVDLVFSRGSIQFWPDLPAAFDEMKRVLAEGGAAYVGGGYGLRIPAEVREEIVRRRAKRDAEVGAPRIPPMDRDAMERLARERGGTVEMFGNPPGFWLFWKPSR